The Desulfovermiculus halophilus DSM 18834 sequence CTCGGGCTGGCCATGATAATGATAGCTGGCTCCCCGCTTGGCGCTGCCGGCTGTCTCTCCCACGTGGATCCAGTTCGCGGCCTTGTAACAGGTGCCTTTGAACCTGGAGATGTCCACAAAGGTCTCGGCCAGCCACACCGGGGTGTGCTAAAGGCCTGCCAGTCCCGGTGCAGGACTTTCATGTTCGCGGCCAGGACCCTGGAGGCCAGATGGGGGATCTTCACCCAGGGCAGAACCAGAAAGCTCACACTGTTCACCACCTGGTGCAGATTGCGTTTCCTGGTCTCCTGGTCCCAGCCGATGAAGCTGTCTCTGGAGACGACCTTCCAGGCG is a genomic window containing:
- a CDS encoding Druantia anti-phage system protein DruA; the encoded protein is MWLAETFVDISRFKGTCYKAANWIHVGETAGSAKRGASYHYHGQPEAVFVYPVDKQFRERLHG